A portion of the Bombina bombina isolate aBomBom1 chromosome 9, aBomBom1.pri, whole genome shotgun sequence genome contains these proteins:
- the BBIP1 gene encoding BBSome-interacting protein 1 yields MPEVKSMFREVLPKQGQLCVEDVPAMVLCKPKLLPLKSVTLEKLEKMQRNAQETIRQQEMTEKDQLVNQS; encoded by the exons ATGCCTGAAGTGAAATCAATGTTCCGGGAGGTGCTCCCTAAACAAG GACAGCTTTGTGTAGAAGATGTACCTGCTATGGTTTTGTGCAAGCCAAAGCTACTGCCGCTGAAATCGGTAACTCTTGAAAAGTTGGAAAAGATGCAGCGTAACGCACAAGAGACCATTCGTCAACAAGAAATGACAGAAAAAGATCAGCTTGTGAACCAATCCTGA